The following nucleotide sequence is from Saimiri boliviensis isolate mSaiBol1 chromosome 6, mSaiBol1.pri, whole genome shotgun sequence.
AATCAgagagatttctcttttttttttttcttattggatCTTCCTGGGGAAAAGACATTTTGATAACCTTGGCTGCTAAGGACAACATGATGGAGGCTGTCTCTGGCTATAGATAAGTAGATCTAATGCTAGTTTGGATATGTTTAGGGTTTAGAATCTAACctcaagaataagaaataaaagtacGAATTGGtgtgaaaaaaattcattatgaTCAAGTGAATTATGATCAAGGGATACATCCCAGGAgagcaaggatggttcaatatatacaaatcaataaatgtaacaaaacaaacaataaaatccaTATGGCCAATTCAACAGATGCCTGAAAATATTTGACAGAATCCAACATCTATtactaataaaaactctcaacaaattaggtatagaaagCATATAGctcaacacaataaagaccaTATTtgataaacccacagctaacatcatactgaatggggggagagttgaaagcttttcctttaagCTTTGGAATAAGACAAGACAAGGATTCTCACTTTcattacttctattcaacatagtactggaagttttagctgGAACGGtttggcaaaagaaagaaataaaagtcatccaaagtGGGAATAAAGAAGTTAGATTTTAcgtgtttgcagatgatgtgatcttATATAcacaaaaacctaaagactccaccaaaaaactattagaactaataaattcagtaaagttgtggggtacaaaataaacatataaaaattagtattatttcTGCATGATAATGGAAAACTATCTGAAACAGAAATCTAGAAAACAAttctaataataatagctacacaaaataaaatatttaggaataaattcaaccaaagaggtgaaacatctctgcaatgaaaactataaaacactgatgaaagaaattgaagaagacacaaataaatggaaagatattccatttatttttatggactggatgaattaatattgttaacatgtctctactacctaaagcaatctacCAATTCGGTGCAACTTCTATCagaataccaatgacattcttgatagaaatataaaaacaattctaaaatttttatggaaccaCAAAACGCTCCAAATAACCCAATCAACCCTGAGAAGAAAGGACAAAGTTTTTGAAGGCATCatactgcctgacttcaaaatatactacaaaactatagtaaccaaaacagcatggtactgacataaacagacacatgaccaatggaacagaatgaggcccagaaataaatccacagatTTGCAGCCAACTGATTtccaacaaaggtgccaagaacacacctTGGGCAAAGTATATTCTCTTCAATGGGTGCTGGGAAAATTTAATATGTACATGTAGAAGAATTAAATTTGACCCTTATCTCTTACCATATAAAAAGtcagctcaagatggattaaagagttccATGTTAGTCCTGATGATATAAAGTTATTAGAGGAAGGCCTAGGGGAAAATCTTCATGGCCTTGGTCTggacaagaattttttttaaagaaaaacctcaaaagcacaggctacaaaatcaaaaatagacaaacaggatcaCAGCAAATGACAAAAGCTTCTAAATAGCAAAGGAAATGCTCAAGAGTGAAgacacaacctacagaatgggagaatatatttgcaaagtatacatctgataaaggcttaatatccaaaaaatataaggaacttaaacaactcaacagcaaaaaaacaacccaatttaaaaatgggcaaaagacctgcaTAGACATTTCTCgaaaggagacatacaaatggccaacagatatatgaaaaaaaatgctcaacatcactagccaTCAgttaaatgcaaatcagaactacagtgagatatcacctcactccttagaatggctattataaaaaaaaaaagatgaagatgtATATAAAAAGGAAGATTTACAAACTcatggtgggaatataaattactatagccattatggaaaacagaatagaggttcctcaaaaaattaaaaatagaactatcatatgctCCAGCAgtttcactactgggtatatttctaaaggaaatgaaattagtgTGTTGAGGAGACATCTGTACTCCCGTGATTATTACGGCACTACTCACAAaagccaagatgtggaatcaacctaagtatccatcagtggatgaatggataaagagtatatatacaaaatggacTATTAGTCtgccataaaaagaaaatctagtgacaacatgtatgaacctgggggacattatgttaaggaaaataagccaggcatagaaagacaaatagcaCATCATCTTTCTCATATGTGGACTCTAAAAAATTGATCCCATAGAAATTGAGAATTTTACTACATCATTCACTATAGAATGGCCTagaggtggggcatggtggctcatgcctataatctcagcagtttgagaggcctaggtgggtggattacttgaggctaggagttcgagaccagcctgaccaacatagtgaaaccccatctctactaaaaataaaaaattagttgggtgtggtggcacatgcctgtaatcccagttacttgggactctgaggcacaagaatggcttgaacccaggaagtggagtttgcagtaagctgagattgagctgtggcactccagccagggggacagaatgagactatctaaaaaactaaaaacaaaaaccaaagatcTATAATATTATAGAGGATATTCTGTTTTAATCTATTGTGTATTCCACATAAATTTGTACCATGCTCATATATCAGATGTACTCAAATTGTTTCTACATGAGTTAAGCTCTTTTGGGTGGACAAAATACTATTGTTTACTTAATGCATCCAGCATGATGTGTATTTATATTGTAAATCCTCTAAATACAATCATAAAGTCTCTCCATATTTTAATTCAtcctatattaaaatattaattaattattatgttATTTCTTTGCTCTATGTCATTGTTATGTTATTGAAAATCAAAATCCATAAGCATGATGTCAATGAGATGGTGGAATAAGGTGCTTCTGACTTTGGCTTTTTCCACAGACACGTGAGTAAACAGCTATACCAAGATCAGTTTCTtttgagagaaacaaaaaaagtagttGAGAGTCTCCTACACACTGAAAAACTGAAATATCAAAATGTATGGGAAAAGTTGAAATTCACTTGTGCCACAAACCTCACCCTGGGCACAATACCTTGCAATTACAAGTGAATCCGAAACTCCCAGATTCTCTCTGAGAAGTAAAGGGTCTGGAGGACATAATAACATCTCaactcttttccttccttcccttccttcctcttttcttttctttctcagggtctctctctgttgcctagaatggagtacagtggcacaatcttggctcactgcagcctcgaccttgtgggttcaagaaatcctcccacttcagcctccccatcctgaatagctgggactacaggtgcacaccactacagctggctaatttttgtatttttttgtgtgaagatggggtttcaccatgttgtccaggctaaaaGCACTTTCTGAGTCTTCTTTCCCGGGCTTACTAAAGCATTAAAATCAAGTGTCCACCTTATCCCTGGAAGGAGTTCTTCCACACATTGAGCACAACTTTTACAGCTCCCACCCAAAAAAAACTGGCTCTTATATCACCTAATTCTGGGAGCTGATGGGGTTTAGCATTTATGTATCCTTCAtagccagagaaaaagaagtggtTTTAAAAGAGTGTGTGAGTACTTCCAGCAGCTAATCGTTCTGGCTCAATGCAGAGTGAGCAGGCAAAAACACCCAGCTTACAATTACTCCCTAGAAAAGTCTCGACTGCACACATAATGTCGTGACTTTCCCAGGCTTTTAAGACTGGGAGAGATGGTTGTTTTATTTAATGTGCAGAAACCAACACAAAGAatcaaggaaaatgaagaaacagggaaATACATTCCAAATGAAAGACCAAAATAAGTCTCTGGAAATAAAAGATATGTGATGATATATAAGATGTGTATaagatatatatgaaataaaggaTAATTCAAAATAATGGTCAAAAAGATGGTATAGGAGAGCTATGTATAAACAAAGTAAGAACTTCAACAAAGTGATAGGacatacaacaacaacaacaacaagcctAAGGGAAGCCATAGAACTGAAGACCATAATgactgaaatgaaaattttaattgagGGTTTCCATAGAAGACTAGGTTATGTGCAAGTAAAGATTACCAAACTAGTAAATATTGGAGAGTCGGAAGTCATCCAATCAGATaagtaaaaagaattaaaaagagtgATGATAGCTTAAGGGACTGATGGAATATCATCAAGCAATTCAATATATGCATTATGGAAGTTCCTGAAGgacaagtgagagagaaaggaatagTAAGCTTATTCAAAGTAATAATGGCTAAACATTTCCCAAGCTGGGGAATAAAACATTCAGATCCAGGAAGCCAGTGGACTACAAATACAATGAATCAAAAAAGGCTTACATTGAGATATATTACAATCAAATTTCCAACAGTTAAAAATGACGAGAATCTTGAAAGCACCGAGAGAATAGTGACTTGTTATGTACAAAGGAATTCCATGAGACTATCAGCAGATTTTTTTAGCAAAAACTTTGCAGGACAGAAGAGTATGGGATGACATATAtaatgtgaaaacaaaaacaaagacaaaaacaaaccaaccaactaTACTATATCTGGCAAATATGCCTgtcaaaaatgaaacagaaataaagacatcctCAGATGatcaaaagctgagggattttatcACCATATCTGCCTTACAAAGAAGTGCTATTGGgaatttttcaagttaaaataaaaagatgaaactcactggtaaaggtaaatattggaaaatacagtatattttaCCTCTACAGTGATGATGGTAAATCTctcttaattataaataaaagttaaaagacaaaaaacttaagagaaaaagatataacacatattcttctcaagcacacatTGAACCCTTTGCAGGATAGATTATATGTTAGGTCCCCAAACAAGCCTTAACATATTTAAGAAGATAATGAATTACACTACTTATCTTTTGTGACACAatggaatcaaactagaaatcagtaacagcaataaaatgtgaaaattcacaaatatgtggaaactaAATAACATACTATTGAACAaatactgggtcaaatgggaaaTGAAAAGAGAGTTGAATAATATATTGAGACCagtgaaaattaaattacaacTTAGCAAAAAGTATCTTGAGATAATATGAAAACAGAATGCACCAAAACTTacgggatgcagcaaaagcagtagtAGAAGGGAAGTTTATAGTGATAAACATCCATATGTTTTTCGTTAgctgctttagttttctttttttaaattttttttttaagacagagttttgctcttgtagcccaggttggagtgcaatggtgcagtctcagcccacttcaacctatgcctcccgggttcaagtgattctcctgcctcagcctcctgagtagctgggattacaggcacctgctaccacgcccagctaatttttgtatttttagtagagttggggtttcaccatgttggccaggctggtctcaaactcttgaactcaggtgatctgcctgcctcggcctcctgaagtgttgggataacaagcatgagccaccacacttggcctgttGCCCGTCTTGTACCTCTTAGAATTTGGACTCCCCTTGGACCTTGCATTTAAGAGCAGGGTCTCTGAAGACATTCCCATTGATGACAGTTTTGTCCAAGGGGATAACCACAGAGTACCTTGTGGGCATTAGGTGATTGTAGTTATAAACTTTCACAAAGACTTGACTTGATCTTTGACCTCTTGGCAATCTTCTTCTTGCCCATGGTAGCTGTCACTTTGCAGGGAAAGTGGTCAATTCTACCCACCAGGCTATAGGGACAACCTGAGGTGCCATCAACAATATTCATCACAATGATGGCTTTGTGTTAGGAGTAGCATTAGGCCAGGACCAAGCACCACTTTCCCAGGTTTCATGAACTTGCCCATTTCAACAGCAACCACTCAGGCCTATAGCAGAAagagtttagttttattttctgtgcaaTGAAGACAATGATACTTACTATGGGTTAGGTGAGATATTCACATAAAATACCTAGCATATAGTAGCTTTCCAATAAATGttgattattctctcttcatCCATGCCCAGGACAGCATGTTGCACTGTGTGATATAGCTTTATTTTCAACAAGACAGTAGCATTCATTTCCTCTGGAGTTCCCAAAACAATGGACCACGtgtcttagtttgctgaggacaTTCTTGGCTTATGTATGTCCTTTCAGCAAAACTATTAGTAGCATCCCATTTCACTCTTAAAAGTGTCCCAATTTAAGTAAATCATAGGATCATCCTGCCCAGAACTTTCTCAGTGCTTTTCTTAGGGcatctttcagttccttgttCCTCATACTATATATCAAGGGGTTTAAAATGGGAGTGATAAATGTGTAGACCACAGATATCACCTGGCCCGTCTCAgaagagtagctggaactagggGACAAGTATATAAAGCTGGTGCAGCCGTACTGCAGGAGGACCACTAAGATGTGAGAAGAGCAGGTAGAGAAGGCTCGCTGGCGCCCTTCTGCTGACCGGATCCGTAAAATGGCTACCACGATGAAGACGTAGGAGATGGAGATCAATGAGAGGGGGATGCTGAGGACGATGAAGCTGATGATATACAGAGCAGTCTTGTGAACACGTGTGTCTGCACAAGCTAGGTGCATGACTGCAGGCATGTCACAGTAGAAGTGGTAGATCTCATCATTGTGGCAGAATGGCAGATGGAAGATTAAAATGGTGAGTGGCAGTGACAGCAGGAACCCCAGCACAAGGGAGCCTACTAGCAGTTCCACACACAAGGAGCAGCTCATGATGAGGCTGTATTGCAGTGGGTGACAGATAGCTATAAACCGGTCATAAGCCATGACTGCTATCAGGACACAATCAGCCCCACCCatgaagacaaagaagaacatttggGTGCCACATCCCGTGATGGAAATAGGAGTTTTGCCCATTGAAAGAAGATTTGCCAAGGCCAATGGGGCAATGGAAGATGTATAGAAGATTTCTAGAACTGCCAGGTTAGCCAGGAAAAAGTACATAGGGGTGTGGAGGGAATGATTGGTCTGAACAATGACTGCAATTGTAGCATTTCCACTGAGGCTGGTCAGATACATCATCAGGAAGGCCACAAAAATCAGCATCTGGACCTCAGGGTCAGGTGAGAATGGACGAAAGAAAAACTGCatatttgcagttttatttaGTCCTTCCATGGGTAGAGTATTGGACCTAAGAGAAAAGATGACATGAATCTCAAGCCATCTTTTGTTTCATATGATGCTTTCCCAACTTCTCCATTCAGTGTTCAGGCACTTGCTGAGAAACCTCAGGGACGAtgtgcatattttcattttatagcagATTATATAACATTATAATTTACACATTTGCcacctcctcttctttc
It contains:
- the LOC101051639 gene encoding olfactory receptor 10V1, which codes for MEGLNKTANMQFFFRPFSPDPEVQMLIFVAFLMMYLTSLSGNATIAVIVQTNHSLHTPMYFFLANLAVLEIFYTSSIAPLALANLLSMGKTPISITGCGTQMFFFVFMGGADCVLIAVMAYDRFIAICHPLQYSLIMSCSLCVELLVGSLVLGFLLSLPLTILIFHLPFCHNDEIYHFYCDMPAVMHLACADTRVHKTALYIISFIVLSIPLSLISISYVFIVVAILRIRSAEGRQRAFSTCSSHILVVLLQYGCTSFIYLSPSSSYSSETGQVISVVYTFITPILNPLIYSMRNKELKDALRKALRKFWAG